A single genomic interval of Lathyrus oleraceus cultivar Zhongwan6 chromosome 7, CAAS_Psat_ZW6_1.0, whole genome shotgun sequence harbors:
- the LOC127102460 gene encoding protein RGF1 INDUCIBLE TRANSCRIPTION FACTOR 1, whose translation MELMSLTPPWLERLLSTKFFSPCKAHFNAPRNECNMYCLDCKESFCFYCKQSWHNDHQVIQIRRSSYHDVVRVAEIQKVLDISGVQTYVINSARVIFINERPQNQIKTTNAVISASKTNSHLCEICTRYLLDPFRFCSLGCKLVGIKKNGNASFILSTKKEEEIGKMQERRLLSKEEDEEILIMREGIHKQQVYKSTFSPYSSQQAYSNSRRRKGIPHRAPLGP comes from the exons ATG GAATTAATGTCGCTAACACCACCATGGCTTGAACGATTATTATCGACAAAATTCTTCTCTCCCTGCAAAGCTCATTTCAACGCACCGCGAAACGAATGTAACATGTATTGTCTCGATTGTAAGGAATCATTCTGTTTTTATTGCAAACAGTCATGGCATAACGATCATCAAGTAATTCAA ATAAGAAGATCGTCTTATCACGACGTTGTGAGGGTGGCTGAGATTCAGAAGGTATTGGATATTAGTGGAGTTCAAACATATGTGATTAACAGTGCTAGAGTGATTTTTATTAATGAGAGGCCACAAAATCAGATTAAGACTACTAATGCTGTTATTAGTGCAAGTAAAACCAATTCACATTTGTGTGAAATTTGCACTAGATATCTATTGGACCCTTTTCGTTTCTGTTCTTTGGGTTGCAAG CTTGTAGGAATAAAGAAAAATGGGAATGCAAGCTTTATCTTAAGCACAAAGAAAGAGGAAGAAATAGGGAAAATGCAGGAAAGAAGGTTGCTATCAAAGGAAGAAGACGAAGAAATATTAATAATGCGTGAAGGAATCCACAAACAACAAGTATACAAAAGCACGTTTTCTCCTTATTCATCTCAACAAGCTTATTCAAATTCAAGGAGAAGAAAGGGAATACCTCATAGGGCACCTTTAGGACCTTAA
- the LOC127103587 gene encoding uncharacterized protein LOC127103587, which produces MIVTEYDARFEELVKFCQHYNGVVVEGSKCIKFESGLRPKIKQEFDASDELFASAKQVEEFMKNDAEVFVILASMKAERKALIGELPMVCEFPEVFPNYINDLPSEREVEFTIDLVHGTSHVSMAPYKMFVSKLIELKKQLEEMVEKGFLNKVKIKNKYPLMRFYDLMDHLVGALSDEEHVEHLKVVLQTLKVKKLYTNLSEREFWLSEVNFLEHVVSSGGIVVDPSKIDAML; this is translated from the exons ATGATTGTTACTGAGTATGATGCTAGGTTCGAAGAGCTGGTGAAGTTCTGTCAACACTACAATGGTGTGGTTGTTGAGGGGTCAAAGTGTATCAAGTTTGAGAGTGGATTACGTCCTAAGATCAAGCAAG AGTTCGATGCAAGTGATGAGTTGTTTGCGTCTGCCAAGCAagtggaggagttcatgaagaaTGATGCTGAGGTGTTTGTGATATTAGCTTCTATGAAGGCTGAGAGAAAAGCTTTGATTGGTGAGTTACCTATGGTGTGCGAATTTCCAGAAGTGTTTCCAAATTATATCAATGACTTACCGtcggaacgtgaggttgagtttaCTATAGACTTAGTACATGGTACTAGTCAtgtgtcgatggctccgtataAAATGTTTGTTTCAAAGTTGATTGAACTGAAGAAACAATTAGAAGAGATGGTTGAGAAGGGTTTT CTGAATAAAGTGAAGatcaagaacaagtatccacttaTGAGATTTTATGATTTGATGGATCATTTGGTTGGTGCACTT TCTGATGAAGAGCATGTagagcatttgaaggttgtgttgCAAACTCTAAAAGTGAAGAAGTTGTACACGAATTTATCTGAGCGTGAGTTCTGGTTGTCAGAGGTGAATTTCCTCGAGCATGTAGTTTCTAGTGGTGGTATTGTTGTGGATCCATCGAAAATAGATGCAATGTTGTAG